The DNA region CCTCGTATTGTGGCCAAACGGGTTGCTCGGAACCGAGAGTCTGGTGGTTTCGCCAACGCCTATGATCTCGTGCTGGCTTGGGAGAAGATACTGGACCGACAGGCGGCAAGGCTTGACCTGGAGCACGCGGCGTggaaggctgccgaggaCAAGCGAGCCGAAGAGTGGGAGGCGGCGCTGGAAAAGAAGCGTGCTAACCTGAGAGAGCTGCTCAAGGAGAATCAGTCTCTGCAGGCAACTAAGGAGTGGTTGACAGAAGAGCTAGAGGTCGCGACCCAACAgttggaagaaaagaagcaagAGCGAGAGCACTTGAAAGAGAAGGCGCTCTCCTCGAGCGAGTCATCAGTCACCGAGCCCAGGGATGTCGAGAAGCCTGAAGAAGCCGTCAAGACCGAAGCGGTTGCTCAGCCTACAGAAGTTCTCAAGACTGAAGAGCCTGCCCAGGCCGAGGCCGTGGAAAAGGCTGTCGAACCTGAGACCGAAGctgtggaggttgagggagaaggtctTAAGATTGTGGAAGAAGGCGTCAAACCTGTGGAAGATGTCAAGCCTGTGGAAGAAGACATCAAGCCCGATCAGGGAGGTGTCAAACCTGAGTCTGAAGCTGTGAAAGTCGAGGACGAAGGCGCCGACACCAACCAAGGAGGTGTCAAACCCACAGGAGAAGATGTCGAGCCTGAGAAGGAAGGCGTCGAATCCGCGAAGGAAAAGGTTGATCcggagaaagaagaagtcAAATctgcagaagaagaggctaCACCCAAGCAGGAAGCTGCAAATTCCGAACCAGAAGACGTTGAAAAGGATGCCAAAGTCGACCAAGAAGATCCCAAGGAGAAACAACGCGTGCTGACCCCAGAAGACGTTGAGATTGCCGCTAAGATCGAGTTGCTTAAGAAGGCAatcgaggagggcgaggagatgTTGTCTAGCCTGGTCGAGTACAAGAACTGCAGGGACCAAGAGATCACCGCTCGTTTGATTAAGTTGTTGAAGTACAAGAAGCTCCCAATGCCCGTTTCAGCGGACGACAAAACTTCTGTTCCGAAGGAGCCGTCGGAGAAGTCCGAGATGTCGACGGATAATGATTCGAAGGACGAGAGAGCCGAGGTTCAGGAGGCGGACCCAAGCTCTGCCGAAGGCAAGACCAAGCCTAatcttgatgagaagaatTTGGAGCTTGAGAAGGATGGGGACAAGAAAGATGGGGGACTCGAGAAAGACGAGGAGCCCAACAAAGACGAGGATGCCAGCAAGAACGAGGATGCCAGCAAAGACGAGGATGCCAGCAAAGACGAGGAGCCCGAGAAGGAAGTCGAGCCTAGCAGGGACATGGAGTCTACTAAGGATGCCGAGTCTTCTACCCAGGACATCAAGACTAGCCAGGACGAGAAGCCAGCCAGAGAAGAGGGGGCAACTGACGGCGAGACTACGGCCGAGGATGAAGCCAAGGCACGACAACTCACCGAGCAAGACACGAAGGCCGACACCGACGGCCAGTCAGACAAGAAATCAACCGAGGGCGAGACCAAGGCCGAAGATGAAAAGAGCGCTTCCACTGATGAGAGTGATGAGAGTGATGAAGTGGACCTCTCGTTTCTGTCGCAGGGTCCAGCGCCAAAGCCCAACACCCGACTTCTCACCAAGGAAGACATCATCGGACCGGAGCCCGAGGATATTCGGGACATGAGCAAGGCTTGGAAAGAGCTCGAAAAAATGGCCGGCCTCGAGAGCGTCAAGAAAGCGATTGGCGAGCTGCTCGACAGGGCCAAAGCCAATTATCGTCGCGAAGTCCTCGGCAAGGAACCGCTCAAGACCTCCTTGAACCAAGTCTTTTTGGGTCCTCCCGGTACTGGCAAGACCACCGTAGCCAAGCTTTACGGCCAAATTCTGGCCGAGATTGGGCTTTTGTCCACGAAAGAGGTGGTATTCAAGACACCAGCGGATTTCATTGGGCAGTACATCGGTGAATCCGAGGTCAAGACCGCCCATATACTCGACTCAACGATTGGAAAGGTGCTTATCATCGACGATGCACACATGTTCTATCACGGTGGTCGTCCGGGCACGACGCACGAGTCGGATGAGTTCCGTCTTAGCTGTATCGATGTCATGATCTCCAAGATTCACAACCAGCCAGGCGAAGATCGATGTGTTTTGCTTCTCGGTTATCCTgacatgatggaggagatgttcCAAAAGTGCAACCCTGGCTTGCGGCGACGATTTCCCCTGGAGGAGGCCTTCCGGTTCCAGAGCTACGATGACAAGACGCTGCATGAGATTCTACGGTTGAAaatggccaaggaggagatcacGGCTGATGAGGGAGCCATGGAAGTGGCAGCTGAAGTTATACGGAGAGCGAGGGACCGTCCTAACTTTGgcaatggtggtgatgttgacaaCCTGCTGAACCAAGCCAAGACTCGATATCGCACCAGGACCAAGGCGAAGGCGGAAGCGGAAGCCGAAGGTGTAGAGAAACAATGCACGGAAAAGCCAGTCGAGCTGCCCCCCGTCACTCGGATCGACATTGAAGAAGCTGTGGCTGGAGAACAACTAGTCCAAGCCCAGGTCGACCTGCCGACTGCCGTCAAAACCAAGGCAGCCGAACCTCCAACAGATAGCACTCAgcccgaggaagaagagctcgagtcacctccaccaacgGAAACAACCGACAAACTCACACACAATGCCGACATTCTCACTCACTCGGAAGCCAGCATCGTCCTCACTCGCGAGGATTTTGACCCAGACTGGAACCGCGGCGCCACTGCCTCCTCGAAGTGTAaatccctcttctcctcgctcATCGGCTTCGAGTCCATCATTTCCAAATTCGAAGGCTATCAACGCCTGGCAGCAAACATGCGCCGCCGTGGCAAAGACCCGCGCGAAATCgtccccttcaccttcatcttCAAAGGACCCCCCGGCACCGGCAAAACCCACACCGCACGCATCATCGGCCAAATCTTTTACGACATGGGCTTCTTGTCCACCAACGAAGTGATTGAATGCTCTGCCAGCAACCTCATAGGCCAATACATGGGCCACACCTCGCCCAAAGTGATCAGCCTGTTTGAAAAAGCCCTCGGAAAAGTCCTCTTCATCGACGAAGCCTACCGTCTCGGGGGGGCCAACCGCGCCGCGGGGCATGCTTCTTACGAAGAGGAGGCAATTGGAGAACTAGTCGATTGCATGACCAAGCCACGGTACCTCCGCAAAATGATTATTGTTCTGGCGGGTTACGACAAGGATATGGATAACCTCATGAGGGTCAACGCGGGactgagggggaggtttgcCACAGAAATCAACTTTCCCACCATGACGGCTTCCAAGGCGAAGCAGCATTTGGAGAATTTGTTGCTCAAGGAGGATATTGAGCTACGGGATGAGTTTGAtcctggggaggaggagagggagaaggtgttgaggtATTTGCATCAGCTGGGGAAGACGGCCGGGTGGGCGAATGCGAGGGATGTGAAGagtttggcggcggcggtgacgggGCAGGTTTATAGGGATGTGGATTTGGATGAgcttgagagggaggagaacgaggaggaggtggtcaagaGGAAGCTGTTGAGGGTTAGTACAAAGGAGTTGAATGGGCATttgagggagatgttgaagcagaggatgaggagcgGGGGGGTGGCTTGAGCGGAGGTAAAGCGATGATGTTTGAtggtttgtttttcttttggagttttggttttggggggggggagtgttTGTTATCCTGGGCAGGTGGAAGTGTACTGGAACTGGCGGGGCGTGTTCTTTATGAGCGGATATATATAATTTCTTCTTGAATGAATACTGTGCAGTATAAAGAAGCAAGATTTGTTGCAAGGGACTGTAACTTTTGTGTACTCACTCACCCTCGCAACAAATAATTGGCATAGAGAGTAGGTTAACCCATATCATGATGTGAACCATACCTCGAAGGATGattaataggcctttaaagatagcAAATAGGTTTGTGAAGATAGTTCATGACCTTTTAAGAGAATTGATAGGCATTGAAAGATAGCCAAGAGGCCTTTAAAGGTATTCAAAGACCTGTTGATTTGCTTTCAAGGCATGGTTCACAATATTTAATATGGGTCAACTTAGTTTTGCTATTGCGGGAGGGTGCCTCGCTGACCATCTACCCCTCGTATCTTACACAACACCATCTTACACTTCTAACCCTCTACCTCCCAGTCCCCCCAACAAGCAAGATAACACTCCCCAGCTGCCTCCTCAAATCTTCCTTCTCTACATCATGTgtatcctccacctctccccaccTCCGGGTCTGCCACTCAACCTCCacgctcaccaccctcgccgcctcctccaccccaaactttctctcctccccctgggTCAGGTCTTGCCTCTCCTCGCTCCACTCACAAACCAACCTCGCGGCCGTAAGCAAGCTCTTCCCCCCAAGTGTCGCCCTCTCGATGCCCGCAAGCTCCCAGCAactcaacccaaacacccacccctgcacaacctccctcacccccggcTCTTGTTTCCTGGGCAGTATGCTCCCGCTATCCTCCAACACCGGCACGATATTCACCCCCGGCCAGACCTTACTCgtcaaccaacccaccacaccccccgccgcctcctcttgCAGATCCCTCAAGCTCTTCCCCTCATCATTGAGGTAACTGCTCGGCGCGTGGGGGTCGGTGCTATCAGCAGGCGGCGCCCAGCACAACAAGCTGTCCGTGTCGAGATACCGCATCATACCGGTGACAATAGACTCCCTTATCGGACCAGGACCGCCAGGATGCGCAGCGTCCTCAGCCCCAATGTCAACCGCCCTGCAGACCAAAGACGTAAGTGGGATAAGATGCTGCTTCGTCGCCTCCTGCGCAGACAGTAACTGGTCCCactccaccgccagcgcgTGGGCGAGCTGGGGTTTGGACAAGGGGATGCGGATGATCGATTTTGTAGTTGGGTGCCGGAGGGGGCGGGAGTCGAGGTGGATCTGGTAGGCTCCTACACCATACCACACATCATCAGTACAAACatacacacaaacacacacacacaagaaagaaagaaagaaagcaaaaggtGGGGGGACgaaaagggggcgggggaaTGTACGTACCGATAACCTCCTTGATGGAGACATccttccaaaacctccttTTCAACACCGGCGCGTTCAGGTCGGCaggtttgctgttgttgccgttTTTCTTGCGAATGTCTTTTGCCTGTCTGAGCATCTCGGCCtgtcttttcctcctcgcgAGGCGCTCCTCTACCGCGTACTCTGCCGCCGGGGTGGGAGGTTCGGGGGGAGGACCGGTGCCGTACACGGGTACTACTTTGGCCGGTTtcggggggttgttgtgaaTCGCCCTCGTCGACGTGAAGgccgccgtcctcctcctccccgccgcgCGGAGGGGCAGGGTGAGGCAGAGTCTCATTGCTGGCACCATGTTGGCGAACCGGTCggagaaaaggggtggtgggtggctgcaggaggaggaaaggagcTGTCGGGAGAGGGGATGCATGCGCAATATCAAAAGACGCAAGGTCAGGACCCCACGGTGGAAGAAGCTCGTCGATCTGCGCAGCTCAGGAAAACAATTTGGAGGGTCTGGATGCTCTCAAAGTCTTGGCGGTCGTCGCAAGCTTGGTAAGTCAACAGGGATTAGCTATCTTATCGATTAATCAGTCGTTGTCCCCGCCAAAGAGGGGCCGTCGGGTCAACGTTGGAGATGACATCACTTTTGACGGTAGGAAACAATTATCTTATGATTTAAAACAGTTCTACGACTGATATTGTATTTTTAATACGAGCTAACATTGCCCACACCCAGCTGCAATACaccatcttttctcttcttaAATAATCATGACAAAAAGATGAATCTATGTACCACTGAAAAGGCTGACCAATGTACTAGAATAACGTTCGTCACCAGAAACTAAACAAACTTAGACTCCCCTCTCAAGGCCATTAACCCCCTTGAAATTCAGTAAACAATCAACtatcacctcaccaccattaATAAACAAAGAGTTGCCTCCACCCCGCCCAATACATGTTCTCATGTTTCCAAGCCGGTCCTTTTTTGGGAAAACAGAAAAGAATGTagatgctgttgctgctttcaagccccctccatcatccccccagAAGCTGTGTTGAAACTCTGTGCTCTAGTAAGGAGGCTTCGTGATGCCCCCCAAATGCTGGTCTCCACCATGACTGTCAATCCCTTTCAATAACGCCTGGAGATCCATCACCGGCAGCTTATCCTCGGCCGACATCCAAGATGATGAGAGCGACCGATCCTGACCGCCACTTCGGCTCTTGAGGCTCCGCTTCGAcgttgatggcctc from Podospora pseudoanserina strain CBS 124.78 chromosome 1, whole genome shotgun sequence includes:
- a CDS encoding hypothetical protein (COG:O; EggNog:ENOG503PAWR): MAPIMDDNPSSTNPNHPESSESEYDGSFMSTPIEADTDSSDDKKRTISKVAVVEVSPSPDTDNATQTINPPTSRPLLDISDPESVIKAAKLIATFANEIERLGGVKFLEDLEKIRNNQTPPKSNTDPPSTSISTDPENPKPEEASESQSGTSQAQETREAQTSTATGETVAIKDHDVPAKAEEITAKDQAVQAAPPEKEKSPPEESPAKDDDAEGARESSKEDPPKDASLDTTTEKKEQESPVEDGKEDGKEDVTPEGIEKKDEPQKDESPKEEAKAESTDDDPKETDSEVKEEGTKEKEGEAKKSDIKDKAKAGETKEGEAKEETTDENKPEEAKEEAKEEVKEETPEEVKQEPPPVPAPAPLPLPDPPHDPFKGVRADPTETEEIPLDANGKPKPSASRPGMPILPALGRRWVAKESDGVELLAPEKEWERRKKELGEKSLAIDQLMAMVGLEQVKSEFLAVKSTIDAAKSRRGMLRRQEFNLALIGNPGTGKKTLATIYRTLLKECAAWSSVNSPHNEKRSGFDFQADKDIEGFHLVLNNYGENSKVFVFIDSIEGMTGSLRADLMYTLDRHAERLRLVVVIAGTETAMNKLLASRPSGRWQFPRRLTIKDYDDEQLRLIFLQMVRHNGFTIEGGETGPYPRIVAKRVARNRESGGFANAYDLVLAWEKILDRQAARLDLEHAAWKAAEDKRAEEWEAALEKKRANLRELLKENQSLQATKEWLTEELEVATQQLEEKKQEREHLKEKALSSSESSVTEPRDVEKPEEAVKTEAVAQPTEVLKTEEPAQAEAVEKAVEPETEAVEVEGEGLKIVEEGVKPVEDVKPVEEDIKPDQGGVKPESEAVKVEDEGADTNQGGVKPTGEDVEPEKEGVESAKEKVDPEKEEVKSAEEEATPKQEAANSEPEDVEKDAKVDQEDPKEKQRVLTPEDVEIAAKIELLKKAIEEGEEMLSSLVEYKNCRDQEITARLIKLLKYKKLPMPVSADDKTSVPKEPSEKSEMSTDNDSKDERAEVQEADPSSAEGKTKPNLDEKNLELEKDGDKKDGGLEKDEEPNKDEDASKNEDASKDEDASKDEEPEKEVEPSRDMESTKDAESSTQDIKTSQDEKPAREEGATDGETTAEDEAKARQLTEQDTKADTDGQSDKKSTEGETKAEDEKSASTDESDESDEVDLSFLSQGPAPKPNTRLLTKEDIIGPEPEDIRDMSKAWKELEKMAGLESVKKAIGELLDRAKANYRREVLGKEPLKTSLNQVFLGPPGTGKTTVAKLYGQILAEIGLLSTKEVVFKTPADFIGQYIGESEVKTAHILDSTIGKVLIIDDAHMFYHGGRPGTTHESDEFRLSCIDVMISKIHNQPGEDRCVLLLGYPDMMEEMFQKCNPGLRRRFPLEEAFRFQSYDDKTLHEILRLKMAKEEITADEGAMEVAAEVIRRARDRPNFGNGGDVDNLLNQAKTRYRTRTKAKAEAEAEGVEKQCTEKPVELPPVTRIDIEEAVAGEQLVQAQVDLPTAVKTKAAEPPTDSTQPEEEELESPPPTETTDKLTHNADILTHSEASIVLTREDFDPDWNRGATASSKCKSLFSSLIGFESIISKFEGYQRLAANMRRRGKDPREIVPFTFIFKGPPGTGKTHTARIIGQIFYDMGFLSTNEVIECSASNLIGQYMGHTSPKVISLFEKALGKVLFIDEAYRLGGANRAAGHASYEEEAIGELVDCMTKPRYLRKMIIVLAGYDKDMDNLMRVNAGLRGRFATEINFPTMTASKAKQHLENLLLKEDIELRDEFDPGEEEREKVLRYLHQLGKTAGWANARDVKSLAAAVTGQVYRDVDLDELEREENEEEVVKRKLLRVSTKELNGHLREMLKQRMRSGGVA
- the atp12 gene encoding ATP synthase mitochondrial F1 complex assembly factor 2 (EggNog:ENOG503NVZS; COG:C), translating into MHPLSRQLLSSSCSHPPPLFSDRFANMVPAMRLCLTLPLRAAGRRRTAAFTSTRAIHNNPPKPAKVVPVYGTGPPPEPPTPAAEYAVEERLARRKRQAEMLRQAKDIRKKNGNNSKPADLNAPVLKRRFWKDVSIKEVIGAYQIHLDSRPLRHPTTKSIIRIPLSKPQLAHALAVEWDQLLSAQEATKQHLIPLTSLVCRAVDIGAEDAAHPGGPGPIRESIVTGMMRYLDTDSLLCWAPPADSTDPHAPSSYLNDEGKSLRDLQEEAAGGVVGWLTSKVWPGVNIVPVLEDSGSILPRKQEPGVREVVQGWVFGLSCWELAGIERATLGGKSLLTAARLVCEWSEERQDLTQGEERKFGVEEAARVVSVEVEWQTRRWGEVEDTHDVEKEDLRRQLGSVILLVGGTGR